The following proteins are encoded in a genomic region of Fusarium oxysporum f. sp. lycopersici 4287 chromosome 1, whole genome shotgun sequence:
- a CDS encoding peptidyl-prolyl cis-trans isomerase H — MPPTKLPESGNPLVFLDITLGGEPLGRIQIELFKDVVPKTAENFRQFCTGESKNSAGRPQGYKGSKFHRIIPNFMCQGGDFLNNDGSGSTCIWGYKNFEDENFTLKHDQPGLLSMANAGPNTNGSQFFITTVPTPFLDNKHVVFGKVVDGMDVVKKMEATKTGYAAPDRPNLDVVISQCGEM, encoded by the exons ATGCCTCCTACAAAGCTCCCCGAGTCTGGAAACCCTCT TGTCTTTCTTGACATTACTCTCGGAG GTGAACCTCTTGGCCGCATCCAGATCGAACTCTTTAAGGATGTCGTACCAAAGACAGCTGAGAACTTCCGCCAGTTCTGCACCGGCGAGAGCAAGAACAGTGCCGGCCGTCCTCAGGGCTACAAGGGCTCCAAGTTCCACCGCATA ATCCCAAACTTCATGTGCCAAGGTGGTGACTTTCTCAATAACGATGGTTCAGGATCGACCTGCATTTGGGGCTACAAGAACTTTGAAGACGAGAACTTCACTCTCAAGCATGATCAGCCTGGCCTCCTATCGATGGCT AACGCTGGACCTAATACCAATGGTTCTCAATTCTTCATCACAACTGTTCCCACACCTTTCCTCGATAACAAGCATGTCGTCTTTGGCAAGGTCGTCGACGGCATGGACGTGGTaaagaagatggaggctACCAAAACTGGCTATGCTGCCCCGGATAGACCGAACCTCGACGTAGTCATCTCCCAGTGTGGTGAAATGTAA
- a CDS encoding peptidyl-prolyl cis-trans isomerase H, whose protein sequence is MPPTKLPESGNPLVFLDITLGGEPLGRIQIELFKDVVPKTAENFRQFCTGESKNSAGRPQGYKGSKFHRIIPNFMCQGGDFLNNDGSGSTCIWGYKNFEDENFTLKHDQPGLLSMAVRDIPPASMKLPLTD, encoded by the exons ATGCCTCCTACAAAGCTCCCCGAGTCTGGAAACCCTCT TGTCTTTCTTGACATTACTCTCGGAG GTGAACCTCTTGGCCGCATCCAGATCGAACTCTTTAAGGATGTCGTACCAAAGACAGCTGAGAACTTCCGCCAGTTCTGCACCGGCGAGAGCAAGAACAGTGCCGGCCGTCCTCAGGGCTACAAGGGCTCCAAGTTCCACCGCATA ATCCCAAACTTCATGTGCCAAGGTGGTGACTTTCTCAATAACGATGGTTCAGGATCGACCTGCATTTGGGGCTACAAGAACTTTGAAGACGAGAACTTCACTCTCAAGCATGATCAGCCTGGCCTCCTATCGATGGCTGTGCGTGACATACCCCCTGCTTCTATGAAATTGCCACTGACAGATTAA